Below is a window of Prosthecochloris sp. GSB1 DNA.
GCAGGCGTTTTCATCTCAACCGTTCCTATTTCGGGCTGTATGTCCCGAACGGCGTCTGGAGGTTTCTCGACAACTTCAGCACCAATTCGGTGGCCCTGGTGCTGTCGTCCACCTTTTATGACGAGCGTGACTATATCAGGGATTACGGCGAGTATCTGCGATACCGGAAAAGTACTGGAACACATTGACGGGGAAAAACATGGAGAGATGTTTTGCGGATAGACGTTCGGTCTACGATTGCAGTATCATGCATCTGCCGAAGGTGCACAACCGAGCAGGGAACATCACAGCTCTAGAGAACGGTACATCGATTCCGTTCGACGTCAGGCGGGTTTATTATCTTTATGACGTTCCGGGCGGCGAAGAGCGCGGAGGTCACGCCCATTTCGAACTGCAGCAGTTTGTCGTCGCCGTGAGCGGCGCATTCGATGTGCTGCTCGATGACGGGGTCAACAAGAAAGTGGTTCATCTCGACCGCCCCTTCATCGGCCTGCACATCACGACGGGAATATGGCGCGAACTTCTCAACTTTTCTTCCGGCTCGGTTTGCCTTGTGCTTGCCTCACACAGATACGACGAGAGCGATTACATACGAGACTATGATAACTTCAAAAAATTATGCAATGGTCAGGATTCACCCTTCATCGGAGGTCAAGTCTGAAACGATCGGGGACGAGAGCGTTATCTGGCAATACTGCGTCGTTCTTCCCGGCGCGCGGATAGGGAAAAACTGCAATATCAACTGCCATGTGTTGATCGAGAACGACGTGATCATAGGAGATAATGTGACTATCAAGCCCGGTGTTCAGTTGTGGGATGGCATGAGAATCGGCGACAATGTGTTTATCGGACCGAACGTGACTTTCATCAACGACAACACGCCGCGTTCGAAATATCACGATTTCGAAATCCGCGCCTCCCATATCATGTCCGGGGCGAGCATCGGCGCCAATGCGACGATCCTTGGAGGCCTGACGGTCGGTGAGTATGCCATGGTGGGCGCTGGCAGCGTACTGACGCACGACGCGCCGTCTTTTTCGCTTTGGAAGGGTAATCCGGCAAGGCAGTGCGGCTTTGTTACGAGGGACGCCATGGTCCTGAACATGAGGTTGATGGATAAAAACGGAGCCGCCTACCAGCTTGTCGACGGCGAACCTGTTTTACAAGGATAGGCCGGTCAGGATTGAAGCCGAAAGACCATGTTCGATGCCAAAACGTTTTGATTCCATGATAAAATTTCTCGATCTGCGGGAGATCAACCGGCGCCATGCCGACGAGCTGAAGAGCGTCGCGGCTGATGTTGTCGATTCCGGGTGGTACGTAAGGGGGGGCGTTGCGAGCGCTTCGAAGCCGCCCTTGCGCAATACATCGGTGTCCGGCATGCGATAGGGGTGGGTAACGGGATGGACGCCCTGCGCTTGATTCTGCTGGCGTACATGGAACTTGGTTTCATGCGCCAAGGAGACGAGGTGATCGTTCCGGCGAATACGTTTATCGCTTCGATTCTTTCCATACGGCATTGCGGCCTGACTCCCGTGCTCGTTGAACCGGATATCGATACCTGCAATATCGATATCGGCTGCCTGGAGCGTCATATCACCTGCAGAACCAGGGCGATCATGGTGGTGCATCTGTACGGCAGGGTTTGCTGGTCCGACGAACTCGAACGGATAGCCGAACGGCACGGGTTGAAAATCATCGAGGACAACGCCCAGGCTATCGGTGCGAAATGGGGGGGGAAGCGGACGGGAGCCCTCGGTGACGCCGCCGGATTCAGCTTTTATCCCGGAAAAAATCTCGGAGCGCTGGGGGACGGCGGCGCTGTCACCACCAACGATCATGCGCTCGCCGATGTCGTCAGGGCGCTGGGGAATTACGGTTCGCGCGAGAAATATGTTCATGAATACGCCGGATATAACAGCCGTCTCGACGAGATGCAGGCGGCGTTTCTCGAAATCAAGCTTCGCTATCTCGATGCGGAGAACAGGCGGAGAAGGGAGATCGCGGAATATTACTGCCGGCACATCGTGAATCCGGCGATCGTCCTGCCGGCAACAAACGGGAGCGAAACCGTTGCTGGAGATGAACGCAACGTCTGGCATCTGTTCGTGGTGAGGACGAAAAGGCGCGATGCCCTGAAGAATTACCTGAAGGAATGCGGGGTCGAGACGCTTATTCACTACCCTGTTCCTCCGCAGGACCAGGGTGCGCTGAAGGATTTAGGCTATAGTGGGTCGGCGGTTTCTGACGCGATCCATGAACAGGTCCTGAGTCTGCCGATGAGCCCGGTGCTCACCGATAGCGAGGTTTCGAAGGTAGCCCGGACAGTTTCACGCTACAACGCTTTTTCTTGAAAAGGTATGCTGGTTCAGGGAATGGTTTCGATCGTCATGCCCGTTTACAACGGGTCGAAATATCTCGACCAGTCCATCGCCTCCGTTTTGCGGCAGGATTACGGCGATTTCGAGCTTGTCTGTGTCGACGACGGCTCTACTGATCGGAGTCTCGAGGTGTTACGGGAATACGAGTCACGGGATCGACGGATAAAAGTCTATACGAAACCCAACGGCGGCTCTGTTTCCAGAGTGCTGAATTTCGTGCTGCCCAGGCTCGAAGGGCAGTATTTCTACTATATGTCCCAGGACGACATGCTTTCCGTTGACCTTCTGGGAACGATGGTCGCGCGATCGCTCGAAACTGGCGCCGATGCGGTCGTTCCCGGCATGATCTATCGTTACGAGGATAGAACAGATGAATCCGGGGCTCCCGAGCTCAGCATGGATCGGAATGAGGTGATTTCCGGCAGGGAGGCGGTAAGACTGAGTATCGACGGGGCTATTCACGGTTTTATCCTGTGGCGCATGACCCTTGTCAGGACGCACGGGTTCGAAGAGTTTGCGATGAATGCAGATGAGTACTCGGTTCGGGTTTTTCTGTTCTCCTGCAGGAAGGTGGCGTTCTCCGGAGGCTGCTTTTACTACCATCAGCACGAGGGTTCCATCACAAGGAAGCTGTCGGCGAGGATTTTCGACATACCCTATACCGATTACCGGTTGTACGACTTCGTGCGGAATCACGATTTCGATGCCGATTATGTTGGATCAGTTCTGGAGGGAGCGATCATTCGTTTGATGAATTACCAGATCAAGTATGTCAGGAACCGGTCGGCCCTCGGTGAGAAAGAGAAGCGGGAGATCGTCTCCCGTTTGCGTAAGGCGTACGGGAGCCATGTGAAAAACAGGATCGTCAGAAGGTTCGCTTCCCGTTACAGGGCTACGGGGAACCTCAAGTATCCGCTGTTCATGATCTGCTTCGCAGTGGACGATTACCGGTACTTTTCGTTTTTCATGGATCTGCTTGCGCGTCTTCTGCGCATGAGAAAAATCGAGGTTCTTGCTTAGTTATACGTTGTACGGCCAATCGTCAATATCGATGCACATTGTCTGAAAAATCGCATAAGCATATACTCAAAACCACCGGGATAATCGGCGGCAGCCAGGTGATCACCATCGCTGTCGGGATTCTCAGAACCAAGTTCGTCGCCATATTGCTGGGACCCGCGGGTTTCGGCCTGGTGGGTCTCTTCCAGTCCATCATCGAGCTTATCCGTTCCATTACCTCTTTCGGTATCGACTTCAGCGCGGTCCGCGACATCGCCGAATCCACGGCTGAAAAAGACAGGGAAAAGATTACCCGCACCTATGCCGTCGTCTATCGGTTGACGTTGATAACTGGGGTCCTCGGTGCGTTTGTGTCAATCGTTTTCGCTCCGGTTTTCAGCCATTTTACCTTCGGTGACACCTCCTATTCCTTCATGGTCGGCCTGCTTTCCGTTTCGCTTGTCGCCGACGCAATCGTGGGCGGCAAGAGCGCGCTGATACAGGGGATGATGCAGATCAGCAAGATCGCCAAGGTCAAGATACTCCTGAGCGTTCTCTCGCTTGTGGTTGCAGTTCCGCTGTATTATTTCTTCCGTCTGGACGCTGTTGTGCCAGTTATCATTTTGAATTCGCTGATGAGCCTTATACTGTTCTCCCTCTATGCGGAAAAAATAGATTTCAGGGCCGTCAGGATAAGCTTGAAAGAGGCGTTTCGTGAAGGGTTCGGAATGATCAAGCTCGGTTTCTATACCGAATTCGTGACCTTCCTGTCGATGCTGACCATGTACATCGTCAAGGTTTTTCTGACGGGGAAAGGCGGAGTAGAGTACGTCGGATACTTTCAGGCGGCATGGTCGTTTTCGATGACCTATCTCGGTGCGGTCCTGACGGCTATGTCGACGGATTTTTTTCCCAGACTTAGCTCGGTGAACAAGGATTCGGAGAAAGTACGGGGAATGGTGAACGACCAGACCGAGATGGTGTTGTTCCTGGCAGGCCCCATAATCATCGGCATGCTGACCTTCATGCCTCTGGTTATCAGGATTTTCTATTCAGACGAGTTCATCCAGACGGTGAACATACTTCAATGGCAGATGATGGGCGATTTCCTGAAAGTGCTGTCATGGCCGATCGGCATGATTCTGCTCGCAAAGAACATATCACGAACATTCATTCTGGTCGAAGTGACTTGGTTGTTGCTGTTTCTGAGCGGAATTTACGTTGGCTGGGATATGTTCGGACTCGATGTCACGGGAATATCGTTCTTTGTCTCGCATCTCATCTATTTCTGTATACTGGTAGTCGTGGTCAACAAGTCGGTCATGTTCCGTTACAATGCAGGAACATTGCGTTTCATTTTTCTTTACGGTTCGATCGCGGTGCTGGCTTTTCTCAACGGCATGTTGCTCGAAGGTGTGTTGCGATATGCTATCGGAACCGGCCTGACCGTTCTGGTTGCTGTTATATCCCTTTATTTTATAAATAAATACGTTGACCTTGCCGGGTTAGTCAGAAAAAAACTCGGACTGCCGGGATAAAGAAGGGGGTTCTTTCATGTTTGTCTTTACCAATGTGACCTATCCATGGCCGGGCGGGGCGGACAATCTCGTCTACCTGCTCGTAGAGCACCTGTTCAGTGAAACGGGAGAAAAGGTCATGATATTCGGAAAAAATGACAGTTACCTGGTCGGGAGGCTTAGACAGAACGGTATTGATTTCGATTTTTACGATATGGACGACGATGCCGGGTACCTGAAGGTTGGAGCGCGCGACGTGCTGGTGTTGTCATCAAGTTATTACGGGTTGAAAAAATTCAAGCGAACCGGATGCCGCGTTCTTGTCTGGAATATTCTCACCTACTCGCTGGTCCGCTGGAACCGGTTGCAGTTTCTCGGTGAAAACAGGTTGGCGGATCAAGTCAGGTTTTTTTTAAACAAAGGTTTTCTGCGGTTTCTGCGAGCGAAAAACGCTCTGGTCTGCATGGATGCGAATACCCGGCGCGAGCTCGACAACTATCTTGGCGAATCGTTAGAAACGCCGATCATCCAGGTACCGATAAAGGTATCGGAAAATTGCTATGGTTCCAGAAGACCTGGTGATACAGTCGACATCACCTACATAGGCCGCGGTGACGAGGAATGGAAGGTGGCGCCGGTGAAAAAAATCATCAGGGACCTGCGTGCTTTCGGTCTTCAGGCCAGAATTCATGTGTTCACCTCCCAGACGGACCTCTTCGAGAGAGAACTGGGCGAAAGCACCGGTGAAGGGGTCGGAATTTTCTATCACAAAGGCTATTACGGTGAGAGGCTCAGACGCATGTTGCTGGAGACAAGCGATGTTAATTTCTCGATGGGCATGTCGGCCCTCGAGTCCGCGTCGGTCGGCGTTCCGACCATTCTCATCGATCCCACGCATTCAGAGTATCCGCCGGACTACAAGTATCGTTGGCTTTTCGAAGAACGCGATTTTTCTCTCGGCGAGTTTGTCGATGTGCATTCACCGGTCAGCGGCAGCATGAATCTGCGTCAGGTGATCGCTATAGTGAAAGACGATGAGGCCCGGCGCTCGGTATCCGAGCGGTCATTCGATTATGTCAGGCTCAATCATGCCGTGGAGATCGTTTTCGAGCGTTTCATGAATCACAGGCACTATGTTTCGATAGGCGATGTTGCGAGGTTTACCCCGAACATGTGGCTGTAAAGGAAAAAAGCAAGACGATGGACAAGATACTGCTGGTCATCAAGGAGCCTTATCTGGACAAAATCCCGAGCCTGATGTCTCTTCTCAGGTATTTCTCGCTGAAAGGTGTCGGGGTGACGATTCTAAGCGTTGTCGCCGATGAGTACCCTCTTCCCTCTTTCGATGGGTATCCGAACGTTACGTTTCTTAAAATCGGTCAGAAGCGAACGAAATTTTCTCTTCCGACATCCTTCAGGCTTTTATTCGGGGCTCTGAGGCATATCGTTACCGTACTTTCAAGGGAAAAGCGTTATGACTGCATCATTGGATCCGGCTCACACGGTAACCTCGCTGCGTTTCTCGTCGCCAAGATTACCGGTTCGATGTACGTGAATTACTGCATCGAGTATCCGGCCTTCAGGAATACAGGTTCGGAACCCTATACAGTAACGGATTGGTTATATAACAATATTGCCCTGAAAAAAGCGGACAATATCGTGACTTTCGACGATACGCATGTCGATCTTATAGCGGACAATATCGGCATCGACCCTTCGCGGTTTCTCAAACTGCCAAACGCCAAGCTGGGTGAGGTGTTCGACGGCGACTCCGACATGATCAGGGCGAAGTTCGGGATTCCCCGTGAAAAAACAGTTATCCTTCATTCCGGAGGACTCGGGGTGTGGTTCAGATCAGCGGAAGTAGCGGAGGCCTCGAAAACATGGCCAGAAAATCGGGTGCTGGTATTTCATACCAGCCATAAGGCAGTTGGCGACGAGTACTACAAGGCAATGAGCGCGATTGACTACGGCGGCAGGGTTGCGTTCTCAGTTACCCCGGTTCCATCCGGGAAGCTCGACGAGTTTGTCGCCAGCGCTGATATCGGTCTCGCGTGGTACAACAAGGATGTACTGGGATACAGGGCAGAATTCATGGGGCAGGCTGCCGGGAAGATAGGCGACTACCTCAAATGCGGGCTTCCCGTGATCACCAATAACTTTCATTCCTTGAGCTCGTACATTCGGAAATACGATTGCGGGCTCTGTGTTGATTCAATATTGGATATCGGAGGTGCCGTGGACCGGATTCTTTCTGATTACCGGCGGTACAGGGAAAACGCGTTTCTCTGTTACGAGGAACTCTGGAAGCCTGACAGTTACCTTGAAAATATTTACCGGAAGGTGTTCGAAAATGGATAGCGGACGGGTTTCGGCGCCTGTAAGGCGTTTGCTCAAGCCGGCTTATCTTACGATAAAGCGAATGCTTTTCAGGGTCTGGTTCGCGGGATTGAAACGCGAATTGCCGTTTTACCGCAAAGTACTTGTCGTCGCACCGCATCCGGATGACGAAGTTCTCGGTCTCAGCGGGACAATTTTGCGTTTTCTGGCTTTCGGCGCAGATGTCCATATCCTTTTCATGACGCGCGGAGAGGCGAGTCACGACGACCTCGAAAAATCGGTCGTTTCCAGCAACAGGACTCGCATAAGCGACAGGGTTCTCGCCTCCATGGGAATCGCTTCAGGCCGGGTGACGAGATGGGCGTTGCCTGACGGCGGCATTCCGCGCAGGAATGCTCCCGGTTTTGACGATGCGGCAGTGAGGCTGGGAGCGATGCTTGAAAGAGTGCGGCCGGACGTACTCTTTGTAACGCATCAGCGGGAAACCTGGCCTTACGATCACGTTGCATCGTTCGAGATCGCGGAAGCGGCGCTGGGTAAATACTCAGGTTCATGCCATTGTTACGGTTATGCCGTTTGGCTTTGGTATTCCTTGCCTTTGTTGAAGATCAGGACAATTAAAAGAGACGCCACCTATGTTGCTCCTGTTATCATGGAGATGAAAAGCAAACGGAGGCTTATAAAGGAATACCTGGATCCATTGGCGCCAAACGGTAAGCCCTGGTCGGGTGATTTGCCGAAATCTATGTTGCAAAGTCTTGATTTTCCATATGAAATATTGACCAGATATCACTGATGAGTTAATTATTATAGATTCAATGATGAATTTTAATATGGCGGATAAGTGGAGAGTGCAAGTTTTGAGGTCATGGGATGAAGTTGATGACCCATCTTTTCTTGAGCAATGGGCAGACTGGATGAGGCGTTCAGATGATTCACATGTTTTTAATCACCCGCTGCTCGTGAAGACATGGACGGATACGTATCGTGGAATATGGAATATTTCCCCTTTATATGTTTTGGCTGAAAAAAATGATGTATTTGTATTGTTTCCGCTGGTGCTTTGGCGGATGAACTGGAAAAATGCATTTATAAAAAAAATTATTCCTGCCGGATATTCTGACTATGATTACCATGATCCTCTTGTTGTGGGCGAGGTGGTCGATGGCGAGCTTTGTTCATTCTGGGAGGCCTTTTGCCGGGTTTTTCTGGAGGAATGGAAAGGTGTTTATGATGTTTTTGACCTTATCGGAATTGTTAGGCCTTGTAAAAATATGCCATGGAAGGAAGAGGAGGCTTGTCCCTATATTGATATGAGCCGATATGAAAATTATGAGGACTATCTGACCAAGAGCAGCAAGAGCCTCAGAGGCGATATACGTCGAAAAACCAGGATGCTGGAAAAGTACGGCACGATGAGTTTCAATATTTATGGACAGGATAGTCTTGATAAGGCTCTTGAAACACTCGGCATATTTTTAAACGTTCATCGCGCAAAATGGCCGAATGCATATAAAGCTCCGGGATTTCATGAAAATCTGCTGATAAACACGCTTCCGGCAAATCTTCTTCATTTTTCCGAGGTTTGCATAAACGATGTCCCTGTAAGTTGGGAATTGAATTTTATTTATAAAAATATTCTCTACTACTATATGCCTGTTTTTTCTGAAGAATATGCAAAATGTTCTCCCGGCAGGGTGCATCTTTCTTTTCTTGTCGAAGAAAGTTTTCGTAATGGTGTTAGAGTTTTTGATTTTATGCGGGGTTCTGAGGAATATAAGAGGAAATGGGCGAATGCCGAGGCTGAAGTGTATCGTTATGGCTTTAATCGCAATGCGTTTCCAAGCCGTGCGAAGTTCCTGCTCAGGAATGTTATGATGTATGCGAAGTCTGGTTAGGATTGAGTTTCTTATGATTATTTTTTTGTTTTGTGAAAGAATTAGACGGCTGTCGATTTATGGAAGAGGATTTTGAGGGGTGTATGGTATCGGAAGCGATGTTTGTGATGCTTTTTCGAAAGTTTTTCGTCTAATTTTTCAAAAATCCGATAATGATAATTGCCAGATTGATTGGTGGTAACGGCAATCAGATGTTTCAGTATGCGGCGGGATTTGCGCTTGCAAAAAAGCATGGTGTCGAACTCCGATTAGATATTAATTATCTTTTGGATAAAAGCAAGAGGTACTATAGGCATGCGCATAGATCATATGCTCTCGATATGTTTGGCGTTTCGGCGGAAATAGCGACTGATAAGGAGATCGCCTGTTTTACCGTTCCCAGAAAAGGGAATAAATTTTTTTATCACTTGAAGAAAAGAATTTTTACGAAAAATAATGTTTACAGAGAGGAGGATTTTTCTGCAGAAAGTGCATTTAATGCTATTCCCTCCGATGCATACATTGAGGGATATTGGGAGAATCCAGGATATTTTGCCCGGATCGAGCAGGATTTAAGG
It encodes the following:
- a CDS encoding acyltransferase, whose amino-acid sequence is MITSKNYAMVRIHPSSEVKSETIGDESVIWQYCVVLPGARIGKNCNINCHVLIENDVIIGDNVTIKPGVQLWDGMRIGDNVFIGPNVTFINDNTPRSKYHDFEIRASHIMSGASIGANATILGGLTVGEYAMVGAGSVLTHDAPSFSLWKGNPARQCGFVTRDAMVLNMRLMDKNGAAYQLVDGEPVLQG
- a CDS encoding GNAT family N-acetyltransferase gives rise to the protein MADKWRVQVLRSWDEVDDPSFLEQWADWMRRSDDSHVFNHPLLVKTWTDTYRGIWNISPLYVLAEKNDVFVLFPLVLWRMNWKNAFIKKIIPAGYSDYDYHDPLVVGEVVDGELCSFWEAFCRVFLEEWKGVYDVFDLIGIVRPCKNMPWKEEEACPYIDMSRYENYEDYLTKSSKSLRGDIRRKTRMLEKYGTMSFNIYGQDSLDKALETLGIFLNVHRAKWPNAYKAPGFHENLLINTLPANLLHFSEVCINDVPVSWELNFIYKNILYYYMPVFSEEYAKCSPGRVHLSFLVEESFRNGVRVFDFMRGSEEYKRKWANAEAEVYRYGFNRNAFPSRAKFLLRNVMMYAKSG
- a CDS encoding sugar 3,4-ketoisomerase, translated to MERCFADRRSVYDCSIMHLPKVHNRAGNITALENGTSIPFDVRRVYYLYDVPGGEERGGHAHFELQQFVVAVSGAFDVLLDDGVNKKVVHLDRPFIGLHITTGIWRELLNFSSGSVCLVLASHRYDESDYIRDYDNFKKLCNGQDSPFIGGQV
- a CDS encoding glycosyltransferase family 2 protein; the encoded protein is MLVQGMVSIVMPVYNGSKYLDQSIASVLRQDYGDFELVCVDDGSTDRSLEVLREYESRDRRIKVYTKPNGGSVSRVLNFVLPRLEGQYFYYMSQDDMLSVDLLGTMVARSLETGADAVVPGMIYRYEDRTDESGAPELSMDRNEVISGREAVRLSIDGAIHGFILWRMTLVRTHGFEEFAMNADEYSVRVFLFSCRKVAFSGGCFYYHQHEGSITRKLSARIFDIPYTDYRLYDFVRNHDFDADYVGSVLEGAIIRLMNYQIKYVRNRSALGEKEKREIVSRLRKAYGSHVKNRIVRRFASRYRATGNLKYPLFMICFAVDDYRYFSFFMDLLARLLRMRKIEVLA
- a CDS encoding O-antigen translocase, which codes for MSEKSHKHILKTTGIIGGSQVITIAVGILRTKFVAILLGPAGFGLVGLFQSIIELIRSITSFGIDFSAVRDIAESTAEKDREKITRTYAVVYRLTLITGVLGAFVSIVFAPVFSHFTFGDTSYSFMVGLLSVSLVADAIVGGKSALIQGMMQISKIAKVKILLSVLSLVVAVPLYYFFRLDAVVPVIILNSLMSLILFSLYAEKIDFRAVRISLKEAFREGFGMIKLGFYTEFVTFLSMLTMYIVKVFLTGKGGVEYVGYFQAAWSFSMTYLGAVLTAMSTDFFPRLSSVNKDSEKVRGMVNDQTEMVLFLAGPIIIGMLTFMPLVIRIFYSDEFIQTVNILQWQMMGDFLKVLSWPIGMILLAKNISRTFILVEVTWLLLFLSGIYVGWDMFGLDVTGISFFVSHLIYFCILVVVVNKSVMFRYNAGTLRFIFLYGSIAVLAFLNGMLLEGVLRYAIGTGLTVLVAVISLYFINKYVDLAGLVRKKLGLPG
- a CDS encoding PIG-L deacetylase family protein, which gives rise to MLFRVWFAGLKRELPFYRKVLVVAPHPDDEVLGLSGTILRFLAFGADVHILFMTRGEASHDDLEKSVVSSNRTRISDRVLASMGIASGRVTRWALPDGGIPRRNAPGFDDAAVRLGAMLERVRPDVLFVTHQRETWPYDHVASFEIAEAALGKYSGSCHCYGYAVWLWYSLPLLKIRTIKRDATYVAPVIMEMKSKRRLIKEYLDPLAPNGKPWSGDLPKSMLQSLDFPYEILTRYH
- a CDS encoding glycosyltransferase family 1 protein, whose translation is MFVFTNVTYPWPGGADNLVYLLVEHLFSETGEKVMIFGKNDSYLVGRLRQNGIDFDFYDMDDDAGYLKVGARDVLVLSSSYYGLKKFKRTGCRVLVWNILTYSLVRWNRLQFLGENRLADQVRFFLNKGFLRFLRAKNALVCMDANTRRELDNYLGESLETPIIQVPIKVSENCYGSRRPGDTVDITYIGRGDEEWKVAPVKKIIRDLRAFGLQARIHVFTSQTDLFERELGESTGEGVGIFYHKGYYGERLRRMLLETSDVNFSMGMSALESASVGVPTILIDPTHSEYPPDYKYRWLFEERDFSLGEFVDVHSPVSGSMNLRQVIAIVKDDEARRSVSERSFDYVRLNHAVEIVFERFMNHRHYVSIGDVARFTPNMWL